The nucleotide window GAGCTATTGCAAGGTGCTTCTGTACTTTTCTGGCCTGGAAGTGGAGGGTGCCTGCGCCTGGTTCCTGCTATGAAAAGAGAACCAGCCTCATTTTCTCAGTGCCCCAGAGATCTGGGACAGGATTTCTAAACTGGAATCATCCCTCATCGGCTTGAAGATGTCCCAAGGGGTGTATGACTAGTGCTGCCATCTGTGTCCTCACAGCAACACTGGTGGCAGCATCCTGTGCACACATGGAGAGCTAATACCCAGGGCTTAACTCAAGCTGATGACCCAGTCTGGAAGCTGGGTAACTGGCCCTGAAATGTTTCCCAATCAGTAAATCCACAGGGAACtgtttggtttttatgttttattggaATTTGGTTTGCTTGGCATAGCTTAaggtgccttttctttctttctttctactttaatTTTGTAGGACTTGTTCTAAATGTAGAAAACAAGTCCAAAAGACTCTCCCACTGACTGTTACCTTTGCCCCAGGCCACCCCAAACTTTTATGctcacattttattaaataaagcaGGTGCTCCCTGGAATCTCTGGGACCTTTTTGAGGCATTTGAAGCAGAATATAAAGAGTGGTCTCATCTCCTTCCTTAATCTTCCTGGTGGTTGGGATGTTCCACTTGTATCATaggtttttttattactgatgtgCTCCGCTGTTTTTAAATGTGAACTTGTGTGCAAATGTGCAGATTCAATGTTCTTGTTACCGattgaataaatttttattttgaagatgaaACGTGTACTTGATCAACTGCAACAAAAGGGGGTTGCTGAGAAGGTGGAGGGATTGGAAGAGAACACTGATGGTAAACATGATGCAATTCTCATTGATTGATCTCCCTCCCTTATGAGAGAGCTGAGCTCTGGGAAAAAATGTAACTTTCTACCTCTCACAAAATAAAGACTGGATGGAAAATGAGATCACTAAAGATTATTTCAGACAGTGTGGCTCCAATCAAGTGACCACGCTGGGAACTTGCCTGGTCAAAGAGGCTCTTGCCAAAGCCACCACCTGAATGTTAGGAGAATGAATAAGCAAAGAGACCAAAATTCCACCGCCATCTGTGGTACAAAGTGTTCTGGGACAGCTGCCGTGACGTGCCCCAGCAGAGACTGGATTTCTTGGGTAGGTGACTTCTCTGGACATTAACAAGATAGAGTTCACAAGCTTTCGGCGCAGGGCACTTCAGCTCACTGAAAGGTTTCTAGAAACAGGACATGACTTTCCAAAGAAGTAAAAGCTTTAACCCTCTCCCATCAttagaagagaagagaagcaCTTGATGTCAGTGGTAGAGGAAAAGAGATGGGGCCAAAGAGCAGTTCCCTAAAACAGGCGCGGCGGGGCGGTgcggattccctggcggtccagtggttaggactccgtgctttcactgccgagggcgagggttcaatccctggtcagggaactaagatcccgcaagccctgcggcatggccaaaaccaaaaacaaacaaacaaaaacaggctgggggggaggggtctCCACTTCTCCCACCCCTCCACAGACCCATCATGAGATATTTAGTGGTGCCATTCATCACATATAAAGCAGCCCTACTATCTAGGGAAAGCTCAGTTTCCAGAGAAAACACTGCCTTGAACTAAAATTAAGTCAGCCTGCTTCAGTCTGAATCATCCATATCAAATGAGATGGGCACACCACTGGTCTCTGGCTGGAGTGCCAGAGTGCACGATGGTGAAGGCAAGGTCATTTCACAAAATATTCTAGGGGTGCCTGGAGTCCCTGACCCTGATCAGTCACGGCTTTCTAGCCAAAGCAAATGGACCAAATCATGTCTAAGTTGCCAGGCCACCTCTTCCAGAAAATGGCTTTATGAAAGATGAAGTCTATGCCTTTCTTTTATGGATTGCTATTCAGATTAACAGTTCAAATGGATAACAGCAAGGGAAAGCACCAAGTCCAAGTAGCTTCTTCCACTGATTGGTTCTTTGTGCCTTGGCTCCACCTACCCCCAGCTCTGCCAGGCCTTGGCAGCCAGAAGAAGCCTAGAGGGCAGGGCTGAGCCATGCCAGCTCTAAACAACACCTGTAAGTTCCTGCTCTTGTACCTGGAGAgcaacccccccacacacacccaggtGATGGAACTGAAGGCAGAATGGATTGAAGGATTTCTGCttctgggcttctctggtggcgcagtggttaagaaaccacctgccaatgcaggggacacgggttcgagccctggtccgggaagatcccacataccgcggaacaactaagcccatgcgccacaactactgagcctgcgctctagagcccgcgagccacaactattgaagcccgcatgcctagagcccgtgttctgcaacaagagaagccaccgcaatgagaagcccacgcaccacacgcgtgcagcaacaaagacccaacacagccaaacatggacggaaggaaggaaggaaggaagggagggagggagggagggagggaaagaaaggattCCTGCTTCCTAGTCCCAGACCCTTACCTCTAGAATGGAGTACCCGGCTCTctttaaagaggagaaaaggagatgGGAGAAGAAAAAATGCCGTTTCAGGGTAGGAGACAGCATGTCAAATCCCTTCTCTGCCAACAAGTGGTGCAGAGTTGAAAAGCACCTGACCCAGCCCTTTTCAGTTTACAGCCCAAAGAGCTGAAAAAATAGGGTGACTGAGCAACGGCTGAAACTCCAGTTTTGTAATTAGTATAGGCATCCTTTCCTCTGTGCCACAAGCGTATCTCTCAATATCAGCACTTGTGAGATAAGGTGGCCTTCAGGGAGAGACAAAAAGGCATGGTGCTGAAAAGCTGGACACAGACACCAGACCTCTTGTGTAAGAATCTCAGCTGTACTACCTACCAGTTGAGTGATGCAAAAGctatttaacctctttgtgcctcagttttctcacctgtaaaataggggtaataatagtacccatCTCAGAAGACTATTATCAGAATGTAATTAATATGTGTAAAGCCCTTAGTACAGTGTCTAGCTATTGTTATTAAGGAGCTACTGAGTCACTCAGGTCTTTTCCTCCTAATCATGTGCCTGGAATCTTCAGGTAAAAGGGAGATTCCCCATCTACCCTCATGCCCCCCCCCACCAATGCCATAATTATTTCTGGGGCACCTGTAACAGTTTCTGGTTCTGATCCCCACAAGCCACTGAATACTTGGACTCCTCCTGAGAAACAAGCCTTGTGAGGGCCTTTGAGGTTCCCACCACCTTCCCTCCCTTTACCCCCAATGCTAATCTCTACCCTCTGGAAGGCTGTGTTCCATTGATTTCCAGGTGTGTCCTGGAGAGTGAGAAGTAATAACCGGTCCCCTGCTTCTCTCCAGGGCCTTATGATCCAAAGGAAGAAATCCAGGCAGTGGGTGAGCACTGGAAAGACAGCAGCTACAGGGACTAGTTGTTCTTCACTGGCTGCATTTTGATCAGGTTTCTTTTTATCTCCTCCTTAACCCTGGTCAATACTCAGATCCGCGGGTCTTgaagggagtgggagggggcaggggcttccctggaacACAGTTGGGCACCAATTCAAACAAGGCCCTCAAGACTTTAGGAGTCAGGCTGAGTGTCTAAAAGACctgtgccagggcttccctggtggcgcagtggttaagaatccacctgccaatgcaggggatatgggtttgagccccggtccgggaagatcccacatgcctcgcgtccactagagaaagcccacccaacgaagacccaacgtagccaaaaataataataaaataaataataaatttatttaaaaaaaaataaaagacccgTGCCAGCCgcttttttttctcccacacCCCTACCACCGGTTTTTAGGCTGCTTTGTGCCCTGTTCGGTGGAATCCTCTCTAACGGCGTGAAGTGCCTAGTACAGTGACAGTGGTCGCTATTGCTATTAATAACAGTAACATTCACAGGCCCCTGTCGGGTACCCTCACAGCTGCCCTGGGCCAGCCTAGGCCCTCATCCAAGGTCCCCCAGAGCATCTTCCGGGACCTGTCCTCAGGGGTGTCTGGACGTGCAGTCCCACAGCCCCGGCCCGCCGGTATGGTCTAAATTGGGAGTGTGATTGCAGCAGGAATGCAGCGTGAAGGCATCTGATCTTGCTCGGCCGCCGGCTCTGAGGGGAGAGCGCCCCCTCGTAGGCTCCCTCTCTCAGCGCCCAGCTCTGGGTCCGGGAACCGGGGCCTCCTCAGCCCACCCGCTAGGCGCGGAACGCGGAGGAGCGCGCACAGCCGGCGCACACACGCAACATTACTTTTGACGCTTCTCGAAGGCCCGCGGACTGGCCGCGTAGAGTCTGCAGCGCTCGACTTTCCCGCTGCTGGAGAGGGCGGGGCCTATGTGACCCCGCCCCTGCCCTAGGCCCGCCTCCGCAGGTTGATGGCAGCGGCAGCTGGGACTGCAGCGACGCCCGGCCCCGAGAGTCGCAGGCAGCGGCCGGAGCGCGCAGCCGAACGCCCGGGCCCCAGACGCCGCGGACACTCGGAGAGGCAGTTCCGGTGCCCTGACGCCTCCCTTGGTCCCCAGCGCAGCCCCAACCCCCTCCGCAGAGAAGTCGCAGCGTGAGCGCCCCTCGGCCGGCTCAGGACCAGGtacccaccccccccaccgccGCCACCGCAGCCAGTGAAGCGGGCGGGGTGTCTGGAGGGGACAGAAgtctgctccccctcccccccacccgccGCCAAATTCGGTCCCGGGCGGGGCTGACTTGGTGTCTATATTTGGCCGAACAGCGGCCCGCCCGCCCGCAGGGCGCAGACACCTCGTCTCGCAAGAACGCAGTGCCGGGGCAGGAGGCCGGAGAAGGGTGCGGGGAGGCTGGGCCTCAGGCCGGGAGCCGCAGAAGCGTCTTGAAGGGCACAGGGATGcccggggctggggaggggctggagtcAGTCGCTGGGGCTTTGGAAGAGCTCGGTGTGTCCCCTGGGGAAGAGCTTAGCGCAAGCCCCAAGCGGGAGAAAAGGCACCTCGCCCTCCCCACTCCACTCCTGATAATCTGGCTCTGAGCCGGGGGGAGAGGGGTCGAGGACCCCACCCCCAAGAGAATTTAGTAGGAGAGAGGACCCAGAGGAGAAGTGGGGCTGAAGTATGGCCGGCAAAAGCCAGAACACAGTGGTGAGGGCCTCTTAGAGAAGCCAGTGCAGAGAgaagtgggaggaggagagatCCACCTTACACTGTGTCCCCCcgtacccacccacccccaccccccgccaacaGCATGGGAGGAAACTGATGAAAACAGTAGCAGGAAGAACTCAGGTGAGCTAACAGGAGGAACTTCTCCTTggcaaatttttagaaaaaggcAAAACCCCATCCACCTAAACTATGCCACAGACGCTGAGTTTAGGATCTTGAGGGGCTGCAGTCCTAGCCCCACAAATGGCCTTAAGCCAAAGCCTCTGATTCTGGACGAGGTGCCTCTGGGAGATAAACCACTTCCGTGAAGAGATGCTCATCCAAGGCTGGCAGCGGGAGGGCAGCCTGGCATTGAGGCTCCTTCCAAAACCACTTCAACTTCCAGGAAGCTTTCAGGCCCAGTCAGGCTCCACTGTCCCCCCAGCCTGGCTCTCTAAGGAGAAGTCAGGCCCCAAATCCTAGCCCCTCGAACTAAGCAAAGAACTTTCCCATACATCACCTTGAAGAAAACTCCCTGCTTCTAGGACCAGACTCTATATTAATTTATAGCTGACTCTTGGTCAGATAACCCTTCTCACTTGCCACTCCCCcaactcttcctccctccctcccacagctACGGGACTAAGGACCAAAATTTGGGCACCGAGATCCTCCATCTCTGCCCCCAGCTATGAGCCGGCGCGTGGTTCGGCAGAGCAAGTTCCGCCATGTGTTTGGACAGGCGGCAAAGGCTGACCAGGCCTACGAGGACATCCgtgtgtccaaggtcacatgggaCAGCTCCTTCTGTGCCGTCAACCCCAAATTCCTGGCCATTATTGtggaggctggaggtggaggtGCCTTCATCGTGCTGCCTCTGGCCAAGGTGAGGGATGAGGGGAAGGAAGCAGGTAGAGGACACTGTCTGTGACTCCTGGGGACTCCTGATAGCAGCCTGTGTTCTCACCTAGTTCCATTCCTCAGTCAGGAGGGCAGTCTATGTGGACTGACTGCTCCCTGTTCCCCAATCACTCAGGGACCAATTGGGAGGCTCTGTCACCCCTCCTAGAACAGCAGCATCACATCGGCCCCCACCTACTCACAGCCCATCCCTTCTCCATGCAGCACCCTGTTCCCAGCAGGGACCAGGAGCGGTGATGGATAGTTGGGAAGCAGTGGAGACAGAACCTGGCCAGATTCTGTTCCTATCTCTCCTGATGCCACACCCcttatgtttttggtgtcaggATCTTTGTACGCAGCCCAGGGTGACCATTGGATTAAAACACACCCCGGAGCAGCACACTGAAGACAGGGTCAGGCTCTATCCAAAGAGTTCTTGGCCACCTCCCCCATTCTGGTTCTTGCAGTGAGGTAGAATGAGAGCAAAGGGCCGGGGGACATGACATATAAGGCCAGAGCCCCCTCTACTCCAGGGATGGGGGCCAGGCAATGACCAACACCTTTACTGAGTAGCCTCAAGCCCTTCAGCAATCTCTACCCACAGGATGGCCACTCCAAGGCATGACCTTGACCTGGATTCCGGCTCCTACACCTTGTTAGGGGAGGCCCCACAGGTGGCAAGGTCAGGATGAGGCCTGGCAATAGCCAGTGACTCACTCCAGGATAATGCAGACACCATCCAAGGACATCATCCCCTGGGCTCAAATTTCAGCTGGAGCCACCTCCTCCCCCAGTACAAGTGCCATTCCAATGCCACACAGCCAACCCTCTCCCCTACCGCCTGGTCTGGGTTGATGCCAGCCCCTGCAAAGGCCTCAGAGCCCCCACAAACATaccataaagattaaaaatagatggGCCCCAGCTCAGGTTGGGAGATGGCAGGCACAAGGAATGCCTGCTGCTTATGGTTCCAAGGTAAAGCCATTGACAAGGGGGAGATCTGCCAACTGTGGCTAGGAAAGGGCTGTCAAGCACTGCATTGCATCTTACCGTACCTTGACCTATTCCACCAGGGGCTTCCCATAGACATTTCAGTTGGGGGAACAGGCCCAAGAACAGTCTCCTCCAAGTAGATGTTTTTAGAAGAGCACTGGACTAAGAAGTCAAGTCTTGGCTCTACCAGTAtcttgctgtgtgtccttggtTAAGTTATCTTACCTCTCTGTGTCTGATTCCTTGATATGAAATGACTTCAACTCTGTCTTCCGTGAAGTGGAGGAAGTAGGCCGGATGGGGTTGGAAGAGCAGAAAGGGGGTGGGTTCTgcaaagagaaaacagataatAGAGAATTGAGCTGTAAACAgatccactccccaccccctgaaAACACACAGGACAGTGGCCCCACATCTCCCTCTCTGACCCCTGCAGACAGGCCGAGTGGATAAGAACTACCCACTGGTCACTGGGCACACTGCCCCTGTGCTGGACATCGACTGGTGCCCACACAATGACAACGTCATCGCCAGTGCCTCAGACGACACCACCATCATGGTAGGAGCCAGGTGGATGCTGCTGGGCTGTTGGgcaggggaagcagggagggctGCCTCACCTGTGCTGTGGAAGGTGGTGAGGGAGGTGCTGAGTTCCAGGGCCCTGCCCTGTCCAGCTCCCAGGCTATTTTTAGCTACATGTCCACCCCCTCCCAGGATGAACTGCTTAGGACTAATTTTAGCCATGGCTACCTTGGGGCCTGATGGGCAGGGGGGCAGTGCTCTGAAGTCTCCCTGCTCGTGTGAATAGGGAGGTCTCTGGAAAGCTGACAGTGCCACCTCCTGGCTCCCAGCTGCTTCTGCCCCATGTGGGCACCATCACATCTTGTCCTGCACTTGAccctggggaaggggggtgggggaagtaaGGGAAGAGCAGAATGACAAAGTGGGCTCCTCATCCCACCTACCCTATGCCTTTTCCTTCTATCTAGGTGTGGCAGATTCCAGACTATACCCCCATGCGCAACATTACAGAACCCATCCTCACACTCGAGGGCCACTCCAAACGTGTGGGCATCCTCTCCTGGCACCCCACTGCCCGGAACGTCCTGCTCAGTGCAGGTCTGGGGGCCTAGGGAGGGGTCCCTACCATAGATTGGGGGGTGTGGGGAGTGGCAAAGGCAGGGCCAGGTGACGGTGCCTGGCCATTCTGGGCAGGTGGTGACAATGTGATCATCATCTGGAACGTGGGCACTGGGGAGGTGCTTCTGAGTCTAGACGACATACACCCGGACGTCATCCACAGCGTGTGCTGGAACAGCAACGGGAGGCTGCTAGCCACCACCTGCAAGGACAAGACCCTGCGCATCATCGACCCCCGCAAGGGCCAGGTGGTGGCGGTGAGTGCCTAGCCTGGCCACGTCCCAACCCCTACCCCAGGAAGCAGCTGTCAGGCCTCTGTACCCACAACCCCCTGAGCCCCTCATCCCAGCTCTCACCTCCTCCACCTCAACCCCAGACACCAGCCCTGCCCCGCCGTGTCTGCAACCACAGCCCCTGCCCTAAGTAAGCCCCCAGCCCGCAATTCTTAGCCCCGCTCctgttccctcccctcccctgcatctCAGAAGCTCAGAGGAGGGCTGCTCGATTTGTGACTGAGGAGGGGAGAAGCTGCAAACTCTACCCTCCCACCAGACCTGCATGAACCGAACCTGCGCCCCCGgacccctctcctcccagccgGCACCCAGCGCCATCTTCCGGCGCCTGAGCCTGACACTGGCTCGCGGGCAGGCCCCTTTCCAACCTAGCTGACCCGCTGGGCGGGGGACTGGAGGCAACCCTCGCGCGTTGTTTGTCCCAGCTGGGTGCCCAGGGAGGGCGGCGGCACCTGCCTCACCAGCCTCAACCTAAGGCGGGGCGCTGGATGCGCGGGGGCACGTGCACGTCTGCGCGGAGTGCGCGCGGCGAGCGCGGCGGGAGCggagcggggcggggcggcgggcACTCTAACCCACTAACCCCGCGAGCAGGAGCGAGCCCGGCCTCACGAGGGCGCCCGCCCGCTGCGGGCCGTCTTCACCGCAGACGGGAAGCTACTCAGCACCGGCTTCAGCAGGATGAGTGAGCGGCAACTCGCGCTCTGGGACCCGGTAGGCCAGGCCGCGCCGGGCGCACGCGCTCGCTCCTTCGCTGGGTCAGCCGGGAGCGCTCTCCCAGACCGTGGCCCGCGCCCAAGATAGCTGAAGCGGAGCGGGGAGCTCCCGTCTGGGAAGCGCCTCTCTGCTCCCCTGGGAAGCCCGCAGGCATCCCCTGCTCTGAGGGCGCTTAAGGGCTCAGAATCTGCAGAGAGAGGCACGCGCCCCGCGCTCTCCAGGCCTGGGGCCAGCCAGGAGACCCCAGGAAACTGAATATTTAGGACCCCTTTTGTCTCCGCCCCCCACACTCAAGTCAGCAAGTTGGTTGCCCGCCCCTCCAGGCTCCTCAGGGCAGGCAGCTGGGTGACGCCTCTccctgtctccccctccccccaggagagGTTTGCGGCCCACGAGGGAATGAGGCCCATGCGGGCCATCTTCACGCGCCAGGGTCATATCTTCACCACGGGCTTCACCCGCATGAGCCAGCGAGAGCTGGGCCTGTGGGACCCGGTAACGCAGCTGGACGCTTGGGGGTGTGTGCCCCGGGGACTGGCATCACGGGAGAGGGGCCAGGCGCCCCCCACCCGCAGGGCATGCCCACCTGGACAGGGCTGGAGGCTGCTGCCCTCTTTGCAGCGCCTGCCATCCTCACACCCACCCCTCTGCCCAGTTTTGCTGCGTCGCCTGAAGAAACCCACGCTGGCGCCCCCGCCTGGTGATGCCGAGTCCCTGGGGGTGGTTTGCGGTGACTGCATGCGGCGGCGCAGGGGGTATAGGTGCGGGGGACCGAGAGTGGTGTCCAGGGGTGGGGTCTGCAGCTCTCTTCACCAGAGTTGCCTTGGGAATGTGTGGGCTTTGGGGAGGGCACGAAGCGTAAAGGAGCTTCAGGGGATCCAGAGTGGCACGGCGGGCGGGACAGGGCTGGTCACGCCTCCTGTG belongs to Eubalaena glacialis isolate mEubGla1 chromosome 19, mEubGla1.1.hap2.+ XY, whole genome shotgun sequence and includes:
- the CORO6 gene encoding coronin-6 isoform X2 is translated as MSRRVVRQSKFRHVFGQAAKADQAYEDIRVSKVTWDSSFCAVNPKFLAIIVEAGGGGAFIVLPLAKTGRVDKNYPLVTGHTAPVLDIDWCPHNDNVIASASDDTTIMVWQIPDYTPMRNITEPILTLEGHSKRVGILSWHPTARNVLLSAGGDNVIIIWNVGTGEVLLSLDDIHPDVIHSVCWNSNGRLLATTCKDKTLRIIDPRKGQVVAERFAAHEGMRPMRAIFTRQGHIFTTGFTRMSQRELGLWDPVTQLDAWGCVPRGLASRERGQAPPTRRACPPGQGWRLLPSLQRLPSSHPPLCPVLLRRLKKPTLAPPPGDAESLGVVCGDCMRRRRGYRTTSRSQWHCRRWTQATGSYCPSTIPTPASSTCVARATAAFGTLRLPRNHLSCIT
- the CORO6 gene encoding coronin-6 isoform X1; this translates as MSRRVVRQSKFRHVFGQAAKADQAYEDIRVSKVTWDSSFCAVNPKFLAIIVEAGGGGAFIVLPLAKTGRVDKNYPLVTGHTAPVLDIDWCPHNDNVIASASDDTTIMVWQIPDYTPMRNITEPILTLEGHSKRVGILSWHPTARNVLLSAGGDNVIIIWNVGTGEVLLSLDDIHPDVIHSVCWNSNGRLLATTCKDKTLRIIDPRKGQVVAERFAAHEGMRPMRAIFTRQGHIFTTGFTRMSQRELGLWDPNNFEEPVALQEMDTSNGVLLPFYDPDSSIVYLCGKGDSSIRYFEITEEPPFVHYLNTFSSKEPQRGMGFMPKRGLDVSKCEIARFYKLHERKCEPIIMTVPRKSDLFQDDLYPDTPGPEPALEADEWLSGQDAEPVLISLRDGYMPPKHRELRVTKRNILDVRPPPGPRRSQSASDAPLSQHTLETLLEEIKALREQVQAQEQRITSLENMLCELVDGTD
- the CORO6 gene encoding coronin-6 isoform X3 encodes the protein MSRRVVRQSKFRHVFGQAAKADQAYEDIRVSKVTWDSSFCAVNPKFLAIIVEAGGGGAFIVLPLAKTGRVDKNYPLVTGHTAPVLDIDWCPHNDNVIASASDDTTIMVWQIPDYTPMRNITEPILTLEGHSKRVGILSWHPTARNVLLSAGGDNVIIIWNVGTGEVLLSLDDIHPDVIHSVCWNSNGRLLATTCKDKTLRIIDPRKGQVVAERFAAHEGMRPMRAIFTRQGHIFTTGFTRMSQRELGLWDPVTQLDAWGCVPRGLASRERGQAPPTRRACPPGQGWRLLPSLQRLPSSHPPLCPVLLRRLKKPTLAPPPGDAESLGVVCGDCMRRRRGTTSRSQWHCRRWTQATGSYCPSTIPTPASSTCVARATAAFGTLRLPRNHLSCIT